A stretch of DNA from Lotus japonicus ecotype B-129 chromosome 4, LjGifu_v1.2:
CATTCCTCCTACACCATAAATCCCTTTACTTCCTATATTAGTCCCCTATGCACCAAAGGCATCCTACACCATTACATTACTTCCCTTCTTCCCTTGTTGCAGGAAATAACCAGAAGAAATGGAACAAGATCCACCATCAACCTTCATCCGCCCTTGCAAACGCCAAGACAACCTTGCCtccagctctcgtcctctcattcccggCCCAGCTGGCGCCGTCCAGGCCGCCATGATTCACCGCAGATCCACCGACGACAAACCAAACATTTCAACCCAACAATTCGTTAGGCAAGTCCTCCAAGACGGCCACGACACCGATCCCGATTTCCAATCCAATGCTTGGCTTTCAGCCCTGCAATTAAACGGATCTGCCACTCCTCTGGGCGCAATCACTCACCATCATGAAAGAGTAGATCACGTCATCGGTGTTATCA
This window harbors:
- the LOC130710078 gene encoding uncharacterized protein LOC130710078 isoform X2; amino-acid sequence: MEQDPPSTFIRPCKRQDNLASSSRPLIPGPAGAVQAAMIHRRSTDDKPNISTQQFVRQVLQDGHDTDPDFQSNAWLSALQLNGSATPLGAITHHHERVDHVIGVIKSCNPNGFGDATVTLKDPTGTVGASIHHKVFTESVFAKDITVGCVLLLQKVAVFSPRKSNCYLNITLSNVVKVFSKDSAPPPGSFTNITED